A single region of the Pogoniulus pusillus isolate bPogPus1 chromosome Z, bPogPus1.pri, whole genome shotgun sequence genome encodes:
- the CER1 gene encoding cerberus, with translation MSLLPLQLLVLSCLGATEPQEYSLQKKSRRPFQHPFHLDRNLLKSKSFHELEWENPVAVEETLGDSSVFIAIPQTASGREKQVEKKMSRFFLPNTELHAVQDLRTRATPRETSPAENFPSHYSSKREAKPLHKKDAKKFWDHFMSKKNSASEGVVLPIKTNEMREENCRTLPFSQGVTHENCEKVMIQNNLCFGKCSSFHVPGPEDRLYTFCSHCLPSKFSMKRLDLNCTSSVPVVKEVMIVEECKCETQIKDSENGPLLSDLHVNAHEHNSPVQTTS, from the exons ATGTCACTGCTTCCTCTCCAGTTGCTAGTACTCTCATGTCTtggagccacagagccacaggaatattctctgcagaagaaaagcagaaggcCATTTCAGCACCCTTTCCATCTGGACAGAAATTTGCTTAAAAGTAAGAGTTTTCATGAGCTGGAATGGGAAAACCCAGTAGCTGTTGAAGAAACCCTGGGAGATTCTAGTGTTTTTATAGCCATTCCACAGACAGCATCTGGACGTGAGAAGCaagtggagaaaaaaatgtcCAGATTCTTTCTTCCCAACACAGAACTCCATGCAGTCCAAGACTTGAGGACACGGGCAACACCCAGAGAGACTTCTCCTGCAGAAAACTTTCCATCTCACTATTCAAGCAAGAGGGAGGCTAAACCTCTCCATAAAAAAGATGCCAAGAAATTTTGGGACCACTTCATGTCAAAGAAAaactcagcatctgaaggggttGTCCTGCCGATCAAGACCAATGAAATGCGTGAAGAAAACTGCAGAACCCTGCCTTTTTCTCAG GGTGTTACTCATGAGAATTGTGAGAAGGTGATGATACAGAATAATCTGTGTTTTGGAAAATGTAGTTCCTTTCACGTTCCTGGTCCAGAAGATCGTCTTTATACCTTTTGTTCTCATTGCTTGcccagcaagttctccatgaaACGCCTGGATCTCAACTGCACCAGTTCTGTCCCAGTGGTTAAAGAAGTCATGATTGTAGAAGAATGTAAATGTGAGACTCAGATTAAAGACTCTGAGAATGGACCTCTGCTGTCAGATTTGCATGTAAATGCACATGAGCACAACTCACCTGTGCAAACTACCTCTTAA